CATCAGCGAAACGTCATCCGGGACTCTCAGCCGAGCCTCGTTGACGGCGTTCAGCGCGCCCACAGCGGACTGATCGTTGCATGCGAATATTGCGGTCGGAAGGCGGCGCCCATCGAGCAGGATGCGTGCACCTTCGTATCCGCCGCTCTCAGTAAAGTCCCCTGGCGCGATGCGAATATGCGAACTCAGGCCAAGCTCGGCCATCGCTGCCTCGTATCCAGCTTTCCGCTCGGCCGCGCCGGCCCCCCGGCCACCGTCGATTAGGGCGATGTCGCGGTGACCAAGGCTGGCGAGATGTTTAACCGCCATCTCGGCACCCCTTACGTCGTCATCGACTACCACATCGACACCGCGGATGTGCAGGTCGCTGCCGACGACGGCAATGGGAATGATCCGCGATGCCGCTCTAACTGCCTCCGATGGCATACGAGGCCCGGCTAGGACGATACCGTCCGCCCGGAGCTCCAGCAGCTGCTCCAGCGCCCGCTCTTCAGCCACTGGGTCGCGATTGCCAGTTGTGATAAGCGCCCGGTAACCCAGCTTCTCGGCTGCGGCATACAGTCCGTCGAGAATCTCCGCGAAGAAGATATTGTGCAGATCCGACACCACAACCCCGACGTTGTAGGTGCGACGCTGGACTAGGCTCCTAGCGACCGCATTGGCGCGATAACCGAGTTCCTCCGCCGCCGACAAGACCGCGACGCGGCTAGCCGGGCTCACTGATGTCTCGCCCCGTATGACGCGAGAGACGACCGACTTGGAAACGCCGGCGCGGGCGGCAACATCGATAATTGTCGGAGCCCGCGACGTGGCCGTAGCTAGCCCTCTCGTCCCCGTCATCCTTGACATCGCTTATTGGCCGCCTATACTACTGGGAACGTTCCCGTCAGCCGAAGAGGGGTGGCATATATAGCGGTGCATGTAGGGATCATCGGCGCGGGCAGAATCGGAACTTTTCATGCGAGTACCCTTCAAGCGAACAAGCTTGTTGACCGACTGACGATAACCGACGCAGACCTTGGGCGTGCCTCCAGGCTCGCGCAACAGCTTGGAGCTGACTTTGCTGAAACGCCATCCGCCCTGTTGGATGTAGGGATTGACGCTGTCGTGATCGCAGCCGCCACACCCGCCCATGCCGACCTTCTGCACCTAGCGGTAGATGCTGGCTGCCCTGCGTTTTGCGAGAAGCCGATCGCCCTCGATCTCGCGGCTACGGATGCAGTCATTGAACATGTCGGCCGGGCCGGGGCCTTGGTACAGATCGGGTTTCAACGGCGCTTCGATTCCGGTTATCGTGCGGCCAGGGAGGCGGTCACCTCCGGTGCCGTGGGTCAGGTGCATCTCGTCCGTATGGCAACCCACGACCCTGCCCCTCCGCCAGAGGCTTACGTCGCTGAATCAGGCGGCATTTGGCTCGATCTGGCCATCCACGACTTCGATATCGGTTCGTGGGTTCTCGGTCGCAAGGTTGTTCAGGTCTATGCCGATGGCCAGGCCCATGATGGTATGTTCGCGCGACACCTCGACGTCGATGCCGCATGCGCGGTGCTCCGCTACGAGGGAGGCGAGCTCGGGGTGTTTAGTGCAGCGCGGAACGATCCTCGCGGATATGACGTCCGAATGGAGGTCTTTGGCTTGCGCGACAGCCTGACCGTCGGCACCAATGGGCGGACTCCACTGCGTTCAGTCGAGCCCGGGGCGGAGAATCCATCTGAGAGCGGATACCGCGACTTCATGGATCGCTTCAAGAACGCATACCGAGCTGAATTGGATGCGTTCCTGTCGGCTGTGAAGCAGGGCAGCGAGAGTCCCTGCCCGGCGACCGCTGCAAGGGAGGCGTTTGTCGTCGCCCTTGCTGCAGAGCGCTCCCAACGTGAGCACCGGCCGGTGCGGATCGAGGAGATCGGATGAAGGTCGCTGCGGCCCCGATTTCGTGGGGAGTCAGCGAACTTCCTGCTTGGGGATACCGTATGACAGCGGACCGGGTGTTGGAAGAGATGAAAGTCGTCGGGTTCGAGGCAACTGAACTCGGACCGCCAGGTTACCTGCCGGACGACCCGCAAATCTGCCGCGAATTACTGGATCGGCATGGACTCCACCTCGTCGGCGGCTTTCTCGCCACGATCCTTCACGAGCCGAGAACGCTTAGCGACGTCGTTACACGGGCGAGGACTCTGGCCGCGGCTGGCGCCGAGAGACTGGTCCTTGCGGCTGCTCTGGCCGGCAACACGT
The nucleotide sequence above comes from Candidatus Dormiibacterota bacterium. Encoded proteins:
- a CDS encoding LacI family DNA-binding transcriptional regulator, yielding MSRMTGTRGLATATSRAPTIIDVAARAGVSKSVVSRVIRGETSVSPASRVAVLSAAEELGYRANAVARSLVQRRTYNVGVVVSDLHNIFFAEILDGLYAAAEKLGYRALITTGNRDPVAEERALEQLLELRADGIVLAGPRMPSEAVRAASRIIPIAVVGSDLHIRGVDVVVDDDVRGAEMAVKHLASLGHRDIALIDGGRGAGAAERKAGYEAAMAELGLSSHIRIAPGDFTESGGYEGARILLDGRRLPTAIFACNDQSAVGALNAVNEARLRVPDDVSLMGYDNTALAAMRHISLTTIHQPRSQIGEIAVRAVIHRIETPGAPARRRVLTPQLVVRSTTGPPRPKGVSKRHTGE
- a CDS encoding Gfo/Idh/MocA family oxidoreductase; translated protein: MHVGIIGAGRIGTFHASTLQANKLVDRLTITDADLGRASRLAQQLGADFAETPSALLDVGIDAVVIAAATPAHADLLHLAVDAGCPAFCEKPIALDLAATDAVIEHVGRAGALVQIGFQRRFDSGYRAAREAVTSGAVGQVHLVRMATHDPAPPPEAYVAESGGIWLDLAIHDFDIGSWVLGRKVVQVYADGQAHDGMFARHLDVDAACAVLRYEGGELGVFSAARNDPRGYDVRMEVFGLRDSLTVGTNGRTPLRSVEPGAENPSESGYRDFMDRFKNAYRAELDAFLSAVKQGSESPCPATAAREAFVVALAAERSQREHRPVRIEEIG